Proteins encoded in a region of the Limanda limanda chromosome 17, fLimLim1.1, whole genome shotgun sequence genome:
- the nat15 gene encoding N-alpha-acetyltransferase 60 yields the protein MSDVVPPTALSDVQLRFLCHDDIENVKLLCGDWFPIEYPDSWYQDITSNKKFFSLAATFRGGIVGMIVAEIKSRTKVHKEDGDILASSFPVDTQVAYILSLGVVKDFRKHGIGSLLLDSLKEHISTTAQDHCKAIYLHVLTTNNAAIKFYENRDFRQHHYLPYYYSIRGVLKDGFTYVLYINGGHPPWTIFDYIQHIGSTLASLSPCSIPQRLYRQAQSLLRSLLPWSNIASKTGIQYSRTM from the exons ATGAGTGACGTGGTGCCTCCCACAGCTCTCAGTGACGTCCAGCTCCGCTTCCTCTGCCACGATGACATAGAGAACGTCAAGCTGCTCTGCGGTGATTGGTTTCCAATCGA GTACCCAGACTCATGGTATCAGGACATCACCTCCAACAAGAAGTTCTTCTCCCTCGCTGCCACCTTCAGAGGAGGCATCGTGGGAATGATTGTGGCTGAGATCAAAAGCCGGACCAAAGTGCACAAAGAG GATGGAGACATCCTGGCCTCCAGTTTCCCTGTGGACACACAGGTAGCCTACATCCTCAGCCTGGGAGTGGTCAAAGATTTCAGGAAACATGGCATAG gctCCCTACTGCTGGACAGTTTGAAGGAGCACATCTCGACGACAGCCCAGGACCACTGCAAAGCAATTTACCTTCACGTCCTCACCACTAACAACGCTGCCATCAAGTTCTATGAGAACAGGGACTTCAGGCAGCACCACTACCTGCCCTACTACTACTCCATACGAGGGGTCCTCAAAGATGGATTCACATACGTGCTCTACATCAACGGGGGTCATCCACCTTGGACAATATT TGATTACATCCAGCACATTGGCTCGACCCTTGCCAGCCTGAGCCCGTGCTCCATCCCACAGAGGCTGTACCGACAGGCCCAGTCCTTGCTCCGCTCACTGCTGCCCTGGTCCAACATCGCCTCCAAGACTGGTATCCAGTACAGCAGAACCATGTGA
- the dnase1 gene encoding deoxyribonuclease-1, whose protein sequence is MHVLWALGLFLTLLQGSCPLLLGAFNIKSFGDKKSSNSTIMNIISKIVHRYDLILIQEVRDFDLSATKRLMEHVNKGSPQFRYSHIVSEPLGRSTYQERYLFLYREETVSVAKNYTYDDGSEASGSDVFNREPFVVMFSSIYTAVRNFVLIPQHTSPASAVKEVDALYDVVADVRSRWNTNDIVLLGDFNAGCSYVSGSDWQQIRLFTDKSFHWLITSEVDTTVSTTNCPYDRIVVTADMLRGVVPSSAEVYNYMRDMNLSQELAYAVSDHYPVEVRLVGLARGRSS, encoded by the exons ATGCATGTGCTGTGGGCTCTGGGTCTGTTCCTGACCCTGCTGCAGGGGTCCTGCCCTCTGCTGCTGGGAGCCTTCAACATCAAGTCATTCGGAGACAAGAAATCCTCCAACAGCACGATCATGAACATCATCAGCAAG ATTGTCCACCGCTATGACCTCATCCTGATCCAGGAAGTCAGAGACTTCGATCTGTCAGCGACCAAAAGACTCATGGAGCACGTCAACAA aGGCTCCCCTCAGTTCAGGTACAGCCACATCGTGAGCGAGCCTCTGGGTCGCAGCACGTACCAGGAGAGATATCTCTTCCTCTACAG agaggAAACTGTGTCCGTGGCTAAAAACTACACCTACGACGACGGCAGTGAGGCCAGTGGGTCGGACGTGTTCAACAGAGAACCCTTTGTCGTCATGTTCTCCTCCATTTACACcg CTGTGAGGAACTTTGTTCTGATCCCTCAGCACACCTCTCCAGCCTCCGCAGTGAAGGAAGTGGATGCTCTCTATGATGTGGTGGCTGATGTTCGCTCCCGCTGGAATACCAAC GACATTGTTCTGCTGGGTGACTTCAACGCAGGCTGCAGTTACGTGTCCGGCTCGGACTGGCAGCAGATCCGTCTCTTCACCGATAAGAGTTTCCACTGGTTGATCACCAGTGAGGTCGACACCACAGTGTCAACCACCAATTGCCCATACGACAg gattGTGGTCACGGCTGACATGCTGAGGGGAGTCGTGCCAAGCAGTGCTGAAGTTTACAACTACATGAGGGACATGAATCTCAGCCAAGAGCTG GCGTATGCTGTCAGTGACCATTACCCCGTGGAGGTGAGACTGGTTGGGCTGGCTCGTGGTCGTTCTTCCTGA
- the eci1 gene encoding enoyl-CoA delta isomerase 1, mitochondrial, with protein MSLRAALRTKRCVSGLLSQLPSCSSHVRPRAPAVLVSQQRNNSTSPKIKVDFDQSTGVAIMQMQSPPVNSLSLDFLTELCISVEKLEMDKSCRGLIITSSQPKVFSAGLDIMEMYGKSPERCGEFWKAVQEMWLKIYGSNMVTIAAINGSSPAGGCLMSMTCDYRIMADNPRYSIGLNETQLGIVAPFWFKDTMTNTVGHRTTEMALELGLLYSPSEALKIGLVDQLVPEDQVLTTATETMTKWLAIPDHARQLSKSMMRKPTIDKLTSNREADIKNFVSFITKDSIQKSLRMYLEMLKKRRG; from the exons ATGTCGCTGAGAGCAGCTCTGAGGACTAAACGCTGTGTTTCAG ggctTCTCTCCCAGCTGCCCTCCTGCAGCAGTCATGTCAGACCTCGTGCTCCTGCCGTCCTCGTCTCTCAGCAGAGGAACAACTCCACCTCACCGAAGATCAAGGTGGACTTTGACCAGAGCACAG gTGTGGCGATTATGCAAATGCAGAGTCCTCCTGTCAACAGCCTGAGTTTAGATTTCCTCACAGAGCTCTGCATCAGCGTGGAGAAGCTGGAGATGGATAAGAGCTGCCGAGGCCTCATCATCACCTCG AGTCAGCCCAAGGTTTTCTCAGCCGGCCTGGACATTATGGAGATGTACGGGAAGAGTCCAGAACGCTGTGGAGAGTTCTGGAAAGCAGTTCAGGAGATGTGGCTGAAAATCTACGGCTCCAACATGGTCACCATAGCTGCAATCAAT GGTTCCAGTCCTGCAGGTGGCTGTCTGATGTCGATGACGTGTGACTACAGGATAATGGCGGACAACCCTCGTTACAGCATCGGCCTTAATGAGACCCAGCTCGGCATCGTCGCACCTTTTTG GTTTAAGGACACCATGACAAACACAGTGGGACATAGAACCACAGAGATGGCCCTGGAGCTGGGTTTGCTCTACAGCCCCTCAGAGGCCCTCAAGATAGGACTGGTGGACCAGCTGGTGCCTGAGGACCAGGTCCTCACCACAGCCACAGAGACCATGACCAAGTGGTTGGCTATTCCAG ATCACGCCAGACAGCTCAGCAAATCCATGATGAGGAAGCCAACCATCGACAAGCTGACGTCCAACAGAGAGGCCGACATTAAGAACTTTGTCAGCTTCATCACCAAAGACTCCATTCAGAAGTCGCTGCGCATGTACCTGGAGATGCTGAAGAAGAGACGAGGCTAG